Proteins from a single region of Peptococcaceae bacterium 1198_IL3148:
- a CDS encoding FMN-binding glutamate synthase family protein, with translation MSYSNGINASAATMTKTRTGKDVCSFSGMCVTCLDGCPGMCEIGKSAVRSKEVLYPAPFGKTTSASQKEYPVDYSHFNIMGTAVGAHGVEADSNKAIFPAVNLESKVGNQHKIKLDLPIVVCAMGSTKVASENWDHLAAGCAIAGVGIIIGENVCAMDPHAEIKNGRVVKSPNLEKRVEDFQRWYNGQSGFISVQANVEDTNLGVHQYAIEKLGVEAVEMKWGQGAKDIGGEVKLSSLERAQQLYNRGYIVMPNPKDPKVQALFNVGAFKEFERHSRVGMVTEESFHNQVAALRSAGAKFISLKTGAYRPADLARAVKFASDAKLDMLTVDGAGGGTGMSPWRMMNEWGIPTVYIQSLLTKYLDKLAAQGRYIPAVVIAGGFTLEDHLYKAMAMGAPHIKAVGMARSPLTAAMVGKTVGEAIKTGKIPAEYKKYGETLEQIFVSASTLKDKMGDRFDQLPVGAIGVYSYFERLKQGLRQFMCGSRKFGLNYLERNDIAALTKEAAEITGIKYIMELDQQEAEQILS, from the coding sequence GGTGCGCAGTAAAGAAGTTCTTTATCCAGCCCCCTTTGGTAAAACCACTTCCGCATCTCAAAAGGAGTATCCAGTGGATTACTCCCACTTCAATATCATGGGTACTGCGGTGGGAGCCCACGGTGTGGAGGCCGACTCAAATAAAGCTATTTTCCCAGCAGTGAATTTGGAAAGCAAAGTTGGTAACCAGCATAAAATTAAGCTGGACTTACCAATTGTGGTCTGTGCCATGGGCTCCACCAAAGTGGCGTCAGAAAACTGGGATCACCTGGCTGCCGGTTGCGCCATCGCTGGTGTGGGCATTATTATCGGTGAAAACGTTTGTGCCATGGATCCCCATGCAGAAATTAAAAACGGACGGGTGGTTAAATCACCAAACTTAGAAAAACGGGTTGAGGACTTCCAACGCTGGTATAATGGTCAATCTGGCTTTATCTCGGTACAGGCTAACGTTGAGGACACCAACCTCGGTGTGCACCAATATGCCATTGAAAAACTGGGCGTAGAAGCCGTTGAAATGAAGTGGGGTCAAGGGGCCAAGGATATTGGCGGAGAAGTAAAACTAAGTAGTTTGGAACGGGCTCAACAACTATACAACCGGGGCTACATTGTAATGCCAAACCCTAAAGATCCCAAGGTGCAGGCTTTATTTAATGTGGGTGCCTTTAAAGAATTTGAACGGCACTCTCGGGTTGGGATGGTGACCGAGGAATCCTTTCACAACCAAGTGGCAGCACTGCGCAGTGCTGGTGCTAAATTTATCTCTTTGAAAACCGGTGCCTATCGACCCGCCGACTTGGCCCGGGCAGTGAAATTTGCTTCCGATGCTAAACTAGATATGCTCACTGTGGACGGCGCCGGTGGTGGTACCGGTATGAGTCCATGGCGGATGATGAATGAGTGGGGTATCCCAACTGTTTACATTCAATCACTATTGACCAAGTATCTCGACAAGTTGGCTGCCCAAGGCAGATATATTCCTGCGGTGGTTATTGCCGGTGGTTTCACCTTGGAAGATCACCTGTATAAAGCCATGGCCATGGGTGCACCACATATTAAGGCCGTTGGTATGGCCCGGTCACCATTGACCGCCGCTATGGTGGGCAAAACTGTGGGTGAAGCAATTAAAACCGGTAAAATTCCTGCAGAGTACAAGAAATACGGTGAAACTCTGGAGCAAATCTTTGTCTCTGCTTCTACATTAAAGGATAAAATGGGCGACCGGTTTGATCAACTGCCCGTTGGTGCCATTGGCGTATACAGTTACTTTGAGCGCCTGAAGCAAGGTTTGCGTCAATTCATGTGTGGTTCCCGCAAGTTTGGCCTAAACTACCTAGAACGCAACGATATTGCAGCTTTAACTAAAGAAGCGGCTGAAATCACTGGCATTAAATACATTATGGAACTGGACCAACAAGAGGCAGAACAAATCTTAAGCTAA